Proteins co-encoded in one Alkalispirillum mobile genomic window:
- a CDS encoding tetratricopeptide repeat protein has protein sequence MRLWGLHEWIELQPYLETAAEAGDAEAMYYLGEANRLLDRGMSREAIDWYHGAALGGDPHAMLRLNWGMICELADICPEDHDSWVDKALEQELPRARDGDPEAMLALYSIYVALDDAEEGRNWLRQSAKAGHPQAQDLWASRIQERSGEWPPPLEDVKAAEPWFRKAAEQGYAPAMNNLAGNLWRQDDVEGSWKWVVHGSEHGHVENRTTYGGCHLAPEDLTYCPEDNDPIKGWAILRAVYEETRHQNAKWYLEEFPDLLTDEEIAEAEKLAEDWLNRDPPLSYFPPKYGF, from the coding sequence ATGCGCCTGTGGGGTCTCCATGAATGGATCGAATTGCAGCCATACCTTGAGACGGCTGCCGAGGCCGGCGACGCCGAGGCCATGTATTACCTGGGCGAAGCCAACCGTCTGCTCGACCGCGGCATGTCCCGCGAGGCCATCGACTGGTACCACGGCGCCGCCCTGGGGGGCGATCCCCACGCCATGCTTCGTCTGAACTGGGGCATGATCTGCGAGCTGGCCGACATCTGCCCCGAGGACCACGACAGCTGGGTCGACAAGGCCCTGGAGCAGGAACTGCCCAGAGCCAGGGACGGCGACCCGGAGGCCATGCTTGCGCTGTATTCGATCTACGTTGCACTAGATGATGCTGAGGAGGGGCGAAACTGGCTGCGCCAGTCGGCCAAGGCGGGCCACCCCCAGGCACAGGACCTGTGGGCGAGTCGGATTCAGGAGCGCTCCGGCGAATGGCCGCCACCGCTTGAAGACGTCAAAGCCGCCGAGCCCTGGTTCCGCAAGGCCGCAGAGCAGGGCTATGCACCGGCCATGAACAACCTTGCCGGCAATCTGTGGCGGCAGGACGATGTGGAGGGCTCGTGGAAGTGGGTCGTGCATGGATCTGAACATGGCCATGTGGAGAATCGGACTACCTACGGTGGCTGCCATCTCGCGCCCGAAGATCTGACTTATTGCCCGGAGGACAACGATCCGATCAAGGGCTGGGCGATACTCCGCGCCGTTTATGAAGAAACTCGACACCAGAACGCCAAATGGTACCTGGAAGAGTTCCCCGATCTACTCACCGACGAAGAAATCGCCGAGGCCGAAAAACTGGCCGAGGACTGGCTGAACCGCGACCCGCCGTTGTCCTACTTCCCGCCGAAATACGGCTTTTAG
- a CDS encoding tetratricopeptide repeat protein, with amino-acid sequence MSLRNIKITIFAVLVLSLAGDPVASPVNADPTPDLDQTAQQAREEGMRLYGIRWRSVAIPHLEKAAEAGDVESMYYLGEIHRFMDRGMSREAIDWYHRAALGGDPYAMLRLNWGMICELADICPEDHDTWVDKALEQELPRARDGDPEAMLALYSIYVALDDAEEGRNWLRQSAKAGHPQAQDLWASRIQERSDEWPPLLEDVKAAEPWFRKAAEQGYAPAMDNLAGNLWHQEDGENAWKWVVRGSEHGYVNNRVVYGICHLKPDDWEDCPKDNDPIKGWAVLHAAYKETRNDDARWYLEEFSNLLTDEEIAQAEKLAEDWLTRDPPLSYFPPKYGF; translated from the coding sequence ATGTCTTTACGTAATATAAAAATCACTATTTTCGCGGTCCTTGTTCTTTCATTGGCAGGTGATCCTGTGGCCTCACCTGTTAATGCCGACCCAACGCCGGACCTTGACCAGACCGCCCAGCAGGCCAGGGAAGAAGGCATGCGCCTGTACGGCATCCGCTGGCGCAGCGTGGCCATTCCCCACCTGGAAAAAGCGGCCGAAGCCGGCGATGTCGAGTCCATGTACTACCTGGGCGAAATCCACCGCTTCATGGACCGCGGCATGTCCCGCGAGGCCATCGACTGGTATCACCGCGCCGCCCTGGGGGGCGATCCCTACGCCATGCTTCGCCTGAACTGGGGCATGATCTGCGAGCTGGCCGATATTTGTCCCGAGGACCACGACACCTGGGTCGACAAGGCCCTCGAACAAGAATTGCCCAGAGCCAGGGACGGCGACCCGGAGGCCATGCTTGCGCTGTATTCGATCTACGTTGCACTAGATGATGCTGAGGAGGGGCGAAACTGGCTGCGCCAGTCGGCCAAGGCGGGCCACCCCCAGGCACAGGACCTGTGGGCGAGTCGGATTCAGGAGCGCTCCGACGAATGGCCGCCACTGCTCGAAGACGTCAAAGCCGCCGAACCCTGGTTCCGAAAGGCCGCAGAGCAGGGCTATGCACCGGCCATGGATAACCTAGCCGGTAATCTGTGGCATCAGGAGGACGGGGAAAACGCCTGGAAATGGGTCGTGCGCGGCTCCGAGCACGGTTATGTAAACAACCGAGTCGTCTACGGCATATGCCATCTCAAACCTGACGATTGGGAGGATTGCCCTAAAGACAACGATCCGATCAAAGGCTGGGCCGTCCTCCACGCCGCCTACAAAGAGACCCGCAACGACGATGCCCGATGGTATTTGGAGGAATTTTCCAACCTCCTCACCGATGAAGAAATCGCCCAGGCCGAGAAATTGGCCGAGGACTGGCTGACCCGCGACCCGCCGTTGTCCTACTTCCCGCCGAAATACGGCTTTTAG
- a CDS encoding tetratricopeptide repeat protein: MRLWGLHEWIELQPYLETAAEAGDVEAMYYLGEANRLLDRGMSREAIDWYHRAALGGDPHAMLRLEWGMICKLADICPADHDTWVDKALEQELPRAEEGDPEAMSTLFDVYNMLGEPRTALDWLERAAEAGNPEAQDWLGTITQERSDEWPPPLEDVKAAEPWFRKAAEQGYAPAMHHLVSNLVRQRSTEDAWEWVVKGSKSGHVRKRITYAVCQLAPEDLIYCHPAEADPVKGWAILLALDEETRTDSAQWNLDYYADRLDDEEIARAEKLAEDWLNRDPPLSYFPPKYGF, encoded by the coding sequence ATGCGCCTGTGGGGTCTCCATGAATGGATCGAATTGCAGCCATACCTTGAGACGGCTGCCGAGGCCGGCGACGTCGAGGCCATGTATTACCTGGGCGAAGCCAACCGTCTGCTGGACCGCGGCATGTCCCGAGAAGCCATCGACTGGTACCACCGCGCTGCCCTGGGGGGCGATCCCCACGCGATGCTAAGGCTGGAGTGGGGCATGATCTGCAAGCTGGCCGATATCTGCCCCGCGGACCACGACACCTGGGTCGACAAGGCCCTCGAGCAGGAACTGCCAAGGGCCGAGGAGGGCGACCCGGAGGCCATGTCGACCCTCTTCGATGTCTACAACATGCTCGGCGAGCCCCGGACAGCCCTGGACTGGCTCGAACGTGCCGCTGAGGCCGGCAACCCGGAAGCCCAGGATTGGCTGGGAACCATCACTCAGGAGCGCTCCGACGAATGGCCGCCACCGCTCGAAGACGTCAAAGCCGCCGAACCCTGGTTCCGCAAGGCCGCCGAGCAGGGCTATGCACCGGCCATGCATCACCTCGTTAGTAACCTCGTCCGCCAGAGAAGCACCGAAGACGCCTGGGAGTGGGTCGTCAAGGGCTCCAAGAGCGGGCACGTCCGCAAAAGGATCACATATGCCGTTTGCCAGCTCGCGCCCGAGGACTTGATTTACTGCCATCCAGCGGAGGCGGATCCCGTCAAAGGTTGGGCAATTTTATTGGCACTGGATGAAGAAACCCGTACCGACAGCGCACAGTGGAATCTCGACTATTACGCCGACCGGCTGGATGACGAAGAAATCGCCCGGGCCG